The bacterium genome has a window encoding:
- the panB gene encoding 3-methyl-2-oxobutanoate hydroxymethyltransferase: MSQHTKHNTDKITLPKIQKMAKMGEKISMVTAYDYTMARMVDAAGADMILVGDSLGMVIQGHDSTLPVSIGEMIYHTKCVARGVTRAMIMADMPFMSYQASHEEAVRNAGELLKVGAQGIKIEGGEELGDLIWYLNKVGIPVMAHVGLKPQSIHTMGGYKTQGKNKLDAESIIEDAKILEEAGAFCILMEGIPTEVAQKITESVEVPTIGIGCGPHCHGQVLVCNDILGYSPDFKPKFVKTYAHLYDESVKALSTYVNEVKKGVFPAEEHATHQNLTIVDGGDDNVTPKKSKNFLKKKTDFTQK, from the coding sequence ATGTCACAGCACACCAAACACAACACCGACAAGATTACTCTCCCCAAAATCCAAAAAATGGCCAAAATGGGCGAAAAAATAAGCATGGTAACCGCTTACGATTATACCATGGCCCGTATGGTAGATGCTGCTGGCGCCGACATGATTTTAGTAGGGGATTCTTTAGGCATGGTTATTCAGGGCCATGATAGCACCCTGCCGGTTTCTATTGGCGAAATGATCTATCATACCAAGTGCGTGGCTCGTGGCGTTACGCGTGCCATGATTATGGCCGATATGCCTTTTATGTCGTATCAGGCAAGTCACGAAGAAGCCGTGCGCAATGCCGGTGAGTTACTCAAAGTAGGGGCCCAAGGGATTAAAATTGAAGGTGGCGAGGAATTGGGCGATCTTATTTGGTATCTTAACAAAGTGGGCATTCCGGTGATGGCCCATGTAGGTTTAAAACCGCAATCCATTCACACCATGGGTGGTTATAAAACTCAGGGTAAAAACAAATTGGATGCCGAAAGTATTATTGAAGACGCAAAAATTTTGGAAGAAGCCGGTGCTTTTTGTATTTTAATGGAAGGTATCCCTACCGAAGTTGCCCAAAAAATTACCGAAAGCGTAGAAGTGCCTACCATTGGTATTGGTTGTGGGCCGCACTGCCATGGACAGGTACTAGTATGTAATGATATTTTGGGATACTCGCCCGATTTTAAACCCAAGTTTGTAAAAACCTATGCCCATTTGTATGATGAATCGGTAAAAGCGTTATCGACTTATGTAAACGAAGTTAAAAAAGGTGTGTTTCCGGCTGAAGAACATGCTACCCATCAAAACTTAACTATTGTGGATGGTGGCGACGATAATGTAACGCCAAAAAAATCGAAAAATTTCCTGAAAAAGAAAACTGATTTTACACAAAAGTGA
- a CDS encoding DNA gyrase inhibitor YacG yields the protein MDVKCPHCQKMTRYEENSFRPFCSERCKLIDLGDWASEKFRIKGDPIIDEETKDIQNLNTIKK from the coding sequence ATGGATGTAAAATGCCCTCATTGCCAAAAAATGACCCGTTATGAGGAGAATTCTTTTCGTCCCTTTTGTAGTGAACGCTGTAAATTGATTGACTTAGGTGACTGGGCCAGTGAAAAATTTCGTATAAAAGGAGATCCTATTATAGATGAAGAAACCAAGGATATTCAAAATCTGAACACCATTAAGAAATAA
- a CDS encoding ABC transporter substrate-binding protein yields the protein MKFSSLIFLLLLSSCHVAPVSKDEIVVGIETYPQELDPRKTVEALPAKVFKLLYAGLFTFDEKLNLVPELAQSYAFKENRLEITLKSDVLFHDGTILTSADVKATYESLPAVNSPYAALWNDLDKIEAPDNHHVVFFLKNKTPIFLTQLTFPILKLTGNTFNPVGTGPYRLESTVLNEKVVLTRFDEYFGEKAKNKKIILRTILDDTLRSLELMKGRLDIVQNAVPPVLVSALEKEKNISLQSADGINFSYIGFNLKNTYLNNPKVRRAIALAIPRTELITYKLNGLATLATSILYPEHWAFNNTLSQIAFNEDEAKKMLDEAGLTDPDGDGPQMRFTLTYKTSTKKDRVDMAQIIAEYLRKIGIGVTVKPYEWGTFFYDIRTGNFEMYSLTMVGVTDPDIYYTNFHSSQMPPNGRNRGYYVNPTVDILLDKGRSEMDGNKRKEIYNEVQKIIFDDTVVVPLWYEKNYTLSQKNVSAYTLRPDAGFQGLAKIIKN from the coding sequence ATGAAATTTTCTTCTCTCATTTTTTTACTATTATTATCTTCCTGCCATGTTGCTCCTGTTTCAAAAGATGAAATTGTTGTTGGTATTGAAACCTATCCTCAAGAATTAGACCCACGTAAAACGGTTGAAGCTTTGCCCGCAAAAGTTTTTAAACTTTTATACGCGGGGCTTTTTACCTTTGACGAAAAGCTTAATTTGGTACCTGAGCTAGCACAATCGTATGCATTTAAAGAAAATCGCTTGGAAATTACTCTTAAAAGCGATGTTTTGTTTCATGATGGTACTATTTTAACCTCGGCCGATGTGAAGGCTACTTACGAATCGCTTCCTGCAGTTAACTCTCCTTATGCTGCCTTGTGGAATGATTTGGATAAAATAGAAGCTCCCGATAATCATCATGTGGTTTTTTTTCTTAAAAATAAAACCCCCATATTTTTAACGCAGTTAACTTTTCCCATCCTTAAATTAACGGGTAATACTTTTAACCCTGTTGGTACAGGGCCTTATCGCTTGGAGTCTACCGTTTTAAATGAAAAAGTGGTGTTAACGCGTTTTGATGAATATTTTGGAGAAAAAGCTAAAAATAAAAAAATTATTTTAAGAACTATTTTAGATGATACCCTGCGTTCGTTAGAACTTATGAAAGGTCGTTTAGATATTGTACAAAATGCAGTGCCGCCAGTTTTGGTTTCGGCTTTAGAAAAAGAAAAAAATATTTCACTTCAATCGGCAGATGGAATTAATTTTTCATACATTGGTTTTAATTTAAAAAATACGTATCTCAATAATCCAAAAGTACGTCGGGCTATTGCTCTGGCTATACCACGTACTGAGCTTATTACTTATAAATTAAACGGGCTTGCCACTCTGGCCACTTCAATTTTGTATCCCGAGCATTGGGCCTTTAATAATACTCTTAGCCAAATTGCATTTAATGAAGACGAGGCTAAAAAAATGCTGGATGAGGCTGGATTAACCGATCCCGACGGAGATGGCCCCCAAATGCGTTTTACGCTTACCTATAAAACATCCACTAAAAAAGATCGCGTGGATATGGCTCAAATTATTGCCGAGTATTTACGAAAAATTGGTATTGGTGTTACGGTAAAACCGTACGAATGGGGTACATTTTTTTATGATATCCGTACCGGAAATTTTGAAATGTACTCGCTTACCATGGTGGGAGTTACCGATCCCGATATATACTATACCAATTTTCATTCGTCCCAAATGCCACCTAACGGCCGAAACCGGGGCTATTATGTAAACCCAACCGTTGATATATTGTTAGACAAGGGGCGTTCTGAAATGGATGGTAATAAAAGAAAAGAAATTTATAACGAAGTACAAAAAATTATTTTTGATGATACAGTAGTAGTTCCTTTGTGGTACGAAAAAAATTACACACTTAGCCAAAAAAACGTAAGTGCTTATACTTTACGCCCCGATGCCGGTTTTCAGGGGTTGGCAAAAATTATAAAAAATTAA
- a CDS encoding TolC family protein yields MSFHNTKITFLLTCLFAFPFSLRAEIITLNSQKVKEIALVQNLNIQQAILDQKKNTFELERAKSIYDTTLQAHYQYYRDNSDRTISVFGTQTRTTDFGADILQQTPWGMGLTASYKNIKESSNSPFVTLNPLYNSTVSATASQSLLKNSFGYQTRKNITAVKKQVESFDLATQAKIDALLFEVLAHYYNLYWAYKNLAYEKEALDLAKSLYKANINKKELGIIENSDLSGFNANANAREAAYLEAKNIYTAALETLRYDLSLSPNDTLKLADEKNIFALPSQNEALTQAMTHRSDYLALKKELEAHKIILSIKRNALWPQLDVNASLALNGVDSSYSNANNKIDNVNEAWGVGTNFKIPLQNRFSRAEASMAKMDKTKKVFEVKNKEQEIYKNVTESLTRYKNRMARLKAAKAATQNYSATFTGEKEKFEQGRSSSDTLIRTQNDLTNYKKQELNAKMDLMLSQTELLFVQGKLTNY; encoded by the coding sequence GTGTCCTTTCACAACACAAAAATCACTTTTTTGCTCACCTGTCTCTTTGCATTTCCGTTTTCCTTGCGGGCAGAAATCATCACCCTTAATTCCCAAAAAGTAAAAGAAATCGCTCTCGTTCAAAATCTCAATATCCAGCAGGCTATTTTAGACCAAAAGAAAAACACTTTTGAACTTGAGCGCGCCAAATCTATTTACGACACTACCTTACAAGCTCATTATCAGTATTATAGAGATAATTCCGATCGCACTATCAGCGTTTTTGGCACACAAACCCGCACCACCGATTTTGGAGCTGATATTTTACAGCAAACTCCTTGGGGCATGGGGCTTACAGCTAGCTATAAAAATATTAAGGAATCCAGCAATTCGCCCTTTGTCACACTCAATCCTTTGTATAATTCCACCGTAAGCGCCACCGCCAGCCAATCACTCCTTAAAAATTCATTCGGTTATCAAACGCGCAAAAACATCACCGCTGTTAAAAAACAGGTAGAATCGTTCGATTTAGCCACACAGGCTAAAATAGATGCACTTTTATTTGAAGTTTTGGCCCACTATTATAATTTATACTGGGCCTATAAAAATTTAGCGTACGAAAAAGAAGCTCTTGATTTGGCCAAGAGCCTGTACAAAGCCAACATCAATAAAAAAGAATTAGGGATTATCGAAAATAGTGATCTCTCCGGCTTTAACGCCAATGCCAACGCGCGAGAGGCCGCTTATTTAGAAGCTAAAAATATTTATACGGCCGCATTAGAAACACTACGCTATGATTTATCGCTTAGCCCGAATGACACTTTAAAGTTAGCCGATGAAAAAAATATTTTTGCTCTTCCTTCTCAGAACGAAGCCTTAACTCAAGCCATGACTCATCGATCCGATTATCTGGCTCTTAAAAAAGAATTGGAAGCGCACAAAATTATTCTTTCAATTAAAAGAAATGCTCTTTGGCCTCAGTTGGATGTCAATGCAAGCTTAGCCTTAAACGGCGTGGACAGCTCTTATTCTAACGCCAATAATAAAATTGATAATGTGAATGAGGCCTGGGGTGTTGGAACTAATTTTAAAATACCTCTCCAAAACCGCTTTAGCCGGGCCGAAGCGAGTATGGCTAAAATGGACAAAACCAAAAAAGTTTTTGAAGTTAAAAACAAGGAACAGGAAATTTATAAAAATGTGACGGAAAGCTTAACCCGTTACAAAAACAGAATGGCCCGCTTAAAAGCCGCCAAGGCCGCCACACAAAATTACAGCGCTACTTTTACGGGAGAAAAAGAAAAATTTGAACAAGGCCGCTCAAGTTCCGATACTTTAATCCGCACGCAAAATGATTTAACCAATTACAAAAAGCAGGAATTAAACGCCAAAATGGATTTGATGCTCTCGCAAACCGAACTCTTATTTGTTCAAGGGAAATTGACCAATTACTAA
- a CDS encoding AAA family ATPase has protein sequence MSYQRPFEKKLQARLLEDKPLLQILLGPRQVGKTTAARHIFEAWTGPKIMVSADSPTPPTPEWIRFYWQQAQNLSPDALLIIDEVQKIQGWSEQVKILFDQTRHEQHLRVLLLGSSSLNLQKGLVESLAGRFELTHASHWTFAECRQMFGWDLTRYLKYGGYPGVAPFVNDEERWRSYTLGSIIEPVLGQDILSQRRIDKPALLRQCFELCMQYPAQEISYNKLLGQLQDKGNATTIRDYLNLFEQCFLITPLQKYTGAALAGKISSPKIIVMNSALIHAYQSWAKLDADPSWYGRILECAVGAHLSLIPNSRLYYWREGQTEVDFVLKTPQNLWAFEIKSGLKKAATHGLEAFAKKYKKARCEVWDLDKCQKFMNGEINLV, from the coding sequence ATGAGCTACCAGCGTCCTTTTGAAAAAAAATTACAAGCCCGTCTTTTAGAAGACAAACCACTCTTACAAATTTTGCTCGGCCCCCGACAAGTAGGTAAAACTACCGCCGCCCGGCATATCTTTGAGGCCTGGACAGGGCCAAAAATAATGGTGAGTGCCGATTCTCCCACACCTCCCACTCCCGAGTGGATTCGTTTTTATTGGCAACAAGCTCAAAATCTTTCACCCGATGCCCTGCTCATTATTGATGAAGTTCAAAAAATACAGGGATGGAGCGAGCAGGTAAAAATTCTTTTTGATCAAACACGCCATGAACAACATTTGCGCGTTTTGCTTTTGGGATCTTCCAGCCTTAACTTACAAAAAGGACTTGTAGAAAGCCTGGCCGGCCGCTTTGAACTCACTCACGCTTCACACTGGACTTTTGCCGAGTGCCGCCAGATGTTTGGATGGGATTTAACCCGTTATTTAAAATATGGCGGATATCCCGGAGTAGCCCCGTTTGTAAACGACGAAGAACGCTGGCGGAGTTACACGCTGGGTAGCATCATCGAACCCGTATTGGGGCAGGATATTTTAAGCCAAAGGCGTATCGATAAACCAGCTCTGCTGCGCCAGTGTTTTGAATTATGCATGCAATATCCGGCACAGGAAATAAGCTACAACAAATTATTGGGGCAACTGCAAGATAAAGGCAATGCCACCACCATACGTGATTATCTCAATTTATTTGAACAATGTTTTCTCATTACCCCCCTTCAAAAATATACGGGAGCAGCCCTTGCGGGAAAAATCTCTTCACCCAAAATTATTGTGATGAATTCGGCGCTCATTCATGCCTACCAATCGTGGGCAAAGCTTGATGCAGATCCTTCGTGGTACGGAAGAATTTTGGAATGTGCTGTGGGGGCACATCTATCCCTCATTCCCAACAGCCGTTTGTATTATTGGCGCGAGGGACAAACCGAAGTTGATTTTGTACTAAAAACGCCGCAAAATTTGTGGGCCTTTGAGATAAAATCGGGGCTTAAAAAAGCGGCCACTCACGGTTTGGAAGCTTTTGCAAAAAAATACAAAAAAGCCAGATGTGAAGTGTGGGATTTGGATAAATGCCAAAAGTTTATGAATGGAGAAATTAATCTTGTTTAG
- a CDS encoding ABC transporter substrate-binding protein, translating into MTIHIAHSPDSDDAFMFYALAEHKIDAEGLEFEHVLKDIETLNRDAMNGKYEISAVSIHAYAYLADKYALLDSGASMGEKYGPMVISKTPFPVSDLKNKKVAVPGTMTSAYLALKMVEPNFEQVVIPFDQIIEAVQEGKVDCGLIIHEGQLQYQAMGLHLILDLGKWWDELTGGLPLPLGGNAVRRNLGPEMMHKLARIQRNSIAHGLNHRKEALAHAMKYARDLSEKDADTFVGMYVNQRTLDYGADGKKAVQLFLDMAYDKKLIPHKVAVEFIG; encoded by the coding sequence ATGACAATACACATCGCCCACAGTCCCGATTCGGACGACGCTTTTATGTTCTACGCTTTAGCCGAGCACAAAATTGATGCCGAAGGCTTGGAGTTTGAACACGTTTTAAAAGATATCGAAACCTTAAACCGCGATGCGATGAACGGAAAGTACGAAATCTCGGCCGTTTCCATCCACGCTTATGCTTACCTGGCCGATAAATATGCGCTGCTCGATAGCGGCGCCAGCATGGGTGAAAAATATGGACCGATGGTTATTTCTAAAACACCTTTCCCTGTTTCCGATTTAAAAAATAAAAAAGTAGCGGTTCCCGGCACCATGACATCGGCTTACCTGGCTCTTAAAATGGTGGAACCTAATTTTGAACAAGTGGTTATCCCGTTTGATCAAATCATCGAAGCCGTTCAAGAAGGTAAAGTAGACTGTGGCCTTATTATTCACGAAGGCCAGCTTCAGTATCAGGCCATGGGTCTTCATCTCATTTTAGATTTAGGCAAATGGTGGGATGAATTAACCGGTGGACTTCCCCTTCCCTTAGGTGGCAATGCCGTGCGCCGTAATTTGGGGCCCGAAATGATGCATAAATTAGCCCGCATCCAACGCAACTCCATTGCTCATGGTTTAAACCACCGCAAAGAAGCCTTAGCCCATGCCATGAAATACGCTAGAGATTTAAGCGAAAAAGATGCCGATACCTTTGTAGGCATGTACGTAAACCAGCGCACGCTGGATTACGGCGCCGATGGCAAAAAAGCCGTGCAGCTTTTTTTGGATATGGCTTACGACAAAAAGCTTATTCCCCACAAAGTAGCCGTGGAATTTATTGGCTAA
- a CDS encoding nucleoside deaminase — MNDNDYMQLALNEAQEAFDAGEIPIGAVLVQDDQVIAVAHNTREQSLNPLHHAEMIVLEEGAKKLKNWRLNDCTLYVTLEPCPMCLGASLQARIGRLVYGAKDDKRRNINERTNGQTHEDTSYQFPSLDNLQEIEGNNHTIKINSGVMRLECVTILQSFFKDKRIKGNI, encoded by the coding sequence ATGAATGATAATGATTACATGCAATTAGCCTTAAACGAAGCCCAAGAGGCTTTTGATGCTGGCGAAATTCCCATAGGGGCTGTTTTAGTTCAAGACGATCAAGTGATTGCCGTGGCCCACAATACCCGCGAGCAAAGTTTAAACCCCCTGCATCATGCCGAGATGATTGTGCTGGAAGAAGGGGCCAAAAAGCTCAAAAACTGGCGGCTGAATGATTGTACGTTGTATGTCACTTTGGAACCTTGTCCGATGTGTCTTGGTGCCTCACTTCAGGCACGGATAGGTAGGCTCGTATATGGAGCTAAGGATGATAAACGTCGCAATATTAACGAACGCACGAATGGACAAACGCACGAAGATACGAGCTACCAATTTCCTTCTCTTGATAACTTACAAGAAATTGAAGGCAATAATCATACTATTAAAATTAATTCTGGAGTTATGCGTTTAGAATGTGTCACAATTCTGCAAAGTTTTTTTAAAGATAAACGTATTAAAGGAAATATATAA
- a CDS encoding amidohydrolase family protein, which translates to MDIISAKYLITMDAPPLMAGAIAVENGEIIDVGSEKDLLARYENALLEEHPHHVLMPGLVNAHTHLEMTLHKNYPYDPVRQMAVDVSFVDWLISCIDYKKQSGPERLRQAVQEGLDAVIESGTTCVGDMGSFEGLPVCLDEVGIRAVIFPEVLSYDSSVAQDLYETAMAMIEKYMDFDSDLIGVGAGPYSPYTLSRNILKIMAQYCRSSNLPLMMHTAESFSEVEFFYNSTGDIATRLFPNIGWGDTLPPAFHKTPVHYLEDIDFLRASPILVGCSQITPADVDRIAASGSKIAWCPRSARYLKEGVPPIAQLLAKNVVLGLGTDGISSVNTLSMWDEMRMALEILKNAQGGEAETVLKMATVGGAKVLGLSDQIGTLTPGKRADYILVDTAHHDDTSNLYAALIHHTKGFHVQKVVVDGKTIKNMN; encoded by the coding sequence ATGGACATTATTTCTGCTAAATATCTCATTACCATGGATGCCCCGCCACTTATGGCCGGAGCCATTGCCGTTGAAAATGGCGAAATTATAGATGTAGGAAGCGAAAAAGATCTTTTGGCCCGTTACGAAAATGCGCTTTTGGAAGAACATCCTCATCATGTTCTCATGCCTGGCTTAGTCAATGCGCACACACATTTAGAAATGACCTTGCATAAAAATTATCCCTACGATCCTGTGCGCCAAATGGCTGTGGATGTTAGTTTTGTAGATTGGCTGATCTCGTGTATCGATTACAAAAAGCAAAGCGGCCCCGAACGTTTGCGTCAGGCCGTTCAGGAAGGATTGGATGCCGTTATTGAAAGCGGAACAACCTGTGTGGGAGATATGGGTTCCTTTGAAGGTTTGCCTGTTTGTTTGGATGAAGTGGGTATACGTGCTGTTATTTTTCCCGAAGTGCTCAGTTACGATAGTTCGGTAGCGCAAGATTTGTATGAAACGGCCATGGCCATGATTGAAAAATACATGGATTTTGATTCCGATTTAATTGGTGTGGGTGCCGGGCCTTACTCACCGTATACGCTGTCACGCAACATTTTAAAAATTATGGCGCAGTATTGTCGTTCCAGTAATTTGCCATTGATGATGCATACGGCCGAAAGTTTTAGCGAAGTAGAATTTTTTTACAATTCCACCGGTGATATTGCTACACGTCTTTTTCCCAACATTGGTTGGGGCGATACTTTGCCACCGGCTTTTCATAAAACCCCGGTGCATTATTTGGAAGACATCGATTTTTTAAGAGCATCGCCCATTTTGGTGGGATGTTCGCAAATTACACCGGCTGATGTTGATCGTATTGCTGCATCTGGTTCTAAAATAGCCTGGTGTCCTCGTTCGGCACGTTACTTGAAAGAAGGTGTGCCTCCTATTGCCCAGTTACTGGCAAAAAATGTTGTTTTAGGATTGGGAACGGATGGAATTTCATCGGTCAATACGCTTTCGATGTGGGATGAAATGCGTATGGCATTAGAAATTTTAAAAAATGCTCAAGGTGGCGAAGCGGAAACCGTTTTAAAAATGGCTACTGTAGGAGGCGCCAAAGTATTAGGACTTTCCGATCAAATAGGCACTCTTACGCCAGGTAAAAGGGCCGACTATATTCTTGTTGATACAGCCCATCATGACGATACCAGTAATTTGTATGCGGCTCTTATTCATCATACCAAAGGGTTTCATGTACAAAAAGTGGTGGTGGATGGAAAAACAATTAAAAATATGAATTAA
- the panC gene encoding pantoate--beta-alanine ligase produces MQKIALSLRAKKKTIGVVPTMGYLHSGHESLIKASVKKCDITILTIFVNPSQFGPNEDLSRYPRDEKGDIAMAKRNGVDYVFLPTPQTMYPDGYETYVEVGSTAQYLCGESRPGHFRGVDTVVLKLFNITQPHYAFFGQKDFQQLAVIRRMALDFNLPINIVGLPTIREKDGLAKSSRNVYLSPIERAKALCLSAGLKKIADAVKGGFTNVDLLGDILKTEISQHPDIRIDYIACMDADTIKPLSIYKKGKTLFALACFVGKTRLIDNVVV; encoded by the coding sequence ATGCAAAAAATAGCCCTAAGCTTGCGGGCTAAAAAAAAGACGATTGGTGTTGTTCCCACTATGGGTTATTTACATTCGGGACACGAATCGCTCATTAAAGCCTCCGTTAAAAAATGTGATATCACGATACTCACTATCTTTGTGAATCCCTCACAATTTGGCCCCAATGAAGATCTCTCGCGCTATCCGCGTGATGAAAAAGGCGATATCGCCATGGCCAAGCGAAACGGCGTCGATTACGTTTTCTTGCCTACTCCGCAAACCATGTACCCTGATGGTTACGAGACTTATGTCGAAGTGGGAAGTACGGCTCAATATTTATGTGGTGAATCGCGTCCCGGGCATTTTAGAGGTGTGGATACAGTCGTTTTAAAACTATTTAACATTACGCAACCACACTATGCGTTTTTTGGTCAAAAAGATTTTCAGCAATTGGCTGTCATCCGCCGCATGGCACTTGATTTTAATTTGCCTATTAACATTGTAGGCCTTCCTACCATACGCGAAAAAGATGGCTTGGCCAAAAGCTCGCGCAATGTCTATCTCTCTCCTATAGAACGGGCCAAAGCGCTCTGTTTATCGGCTGGTCTTAAAAAAATTGCCGATGCTGTAAAAGGTGGCTTTACCAATGTGGATCTTTTGGGCGATATTTTAAAAACAGAAATTTCCCAACACCCCGATATCCGTATCGATTACATCGCGTGCATGGATGCCGATACCATCAAACCCTTATCTATTTATAAAAAAGGAAAAACTCTTTTTGCTTTAGCTTGTTTTGTAGGAAAAACCCGCCTGATTGATAACGTAGTTGTTTGA
- a CDS encoding heme o synthase: MDYLTLTKPRISLLFAITGLAAFIMEGSMMKTPGKMWLLVLAIYMTGGAANALNQYFERDVDAQMARTAKKRPLPQGKISPMSALIFSVVLGAAGTFVLWFFGGWLSALLGIGTIIFYSFYYTLYLKPRTPYNIVIGGVAGATGPLIGWAAATGQIGLAPFIMFLLIFLWTPPHFWALALGCKEDYKKVSYPMLPLVVGDEATRKQILLYSFTLIPTTLALYFIGASGMIYLISTTVMGILFVIAAIHLYRKKTTKSSWGLFAYSIVYLLLVFVAIMVDSLVY, encoded by the coding sequence ATGGATTATTTAACCCTTACAAAACCACGCATTAGCCTTTTATTTGCCATTACCGGTTTGGCGGCTTTTATTATGGAAGGTTCCATGATGAAAACTCCGGGCAAGATGTGGCTGCTTGTTTTGGCTATTTACATGACGGGTGGAGCTGCCAATGCGCTCAATCAGTATTTTGAGCGTGATGTAGATGCCCAAATGGCCCGTACGGCGAAAAAGAGACCGCTACCTCAGGGTAAAATTTCACCCATGAGCGCGCTTATTTTTAGTGTGGTGTTAGGTGCAGCGGGAACTTTTGTTTTGTGGTTTTTTGGGGGTTGGCTTTCTGCTTTGTTAGGGATTGGCACCATTATCTTTTACAGTTTCTATTACACGCTCTATTTAAAACCGCGCACTCCTTATAATATCGTCATCGGTGGTGTGGCTGGAGCCACGGGCCCGCTTATTGGTTGGGCTGCGGCTACGGGGCAAATTGGTTTAGCTCCGTTTATCATGTTTCTTTTAATCTTTCTTTGGACGCCTCCACACTTTTGGGCGTTGGCCTTGGGGTGTAAAGAAGATTACAAAAAAGTGTCGTACCCCATGTTGCCTTTGGTAGTGGGCGACGAAGCCACACGTAAACAAATTCTACTTTATTCATTTACTCTTATTCCAACCACCTTGGCTCTGTATTTTATCGGGGCGAGTGGAATGATTTATCTTATTAGCACTACGGTAATGGGTATTTTATTTGTGATAGCTGCCATTCATCTCTACCGCAAAAAAACCACCAAATCCTCCTGGGGGCTTTTTGCTTATTCCATTGTGTATCTGCTTCTTGTGTTTGTGGCGATTATGGTGGATTCGCTAGTTTACTGA
- a CDS encoding deoxynucleoside kinase — translation MDQQLRYIAVEGPIGVGKSTLAKMLAADMGARVILEEAKENPFLAHFYQDPEQYAFQTQLFFLLSRYRQQIELKQQDLFSQATVCDYVFAKDQIFAHMNLSPEEMDLYKTIYSLLDARLPKPDLVVFLQADPDVLLSRIRKRKAAFEKGIAGDYIEQLAQAYSEFFFQYNDTPLLVVNTSGLDFVKNKNDYDMLKKELYHAYKSGKQKHYVTIDNR, via the coding sequence ATGGATCAGCAGCTTCGCTACATTGCCGTGGAAGGGCCTATTGGGGTGGGAAAATCCACCTTGGCTAAAATGTTAGCGGCCGATATGGGGGCCCGTGTTATTTTAGAAGAAGCCAAAGAAAATCCCTTTTTGGCTCATTTTTATCAAGATCCAGAACAATACGCTTTTCAAACTCAGCTCTTTTTTTTGCTCTCACGCTATCGCCAACAAATCGAGCTCAAACAACAAGATCTCTTTAGCCAGGCTACTGTTTGCGATTATGTTTTTGCCAAAGATCAAATTTTTGCTCACATGAACCTTTCACCCGAAGAAATGGATCTTTATAAAACAATTTATTCACTACTTGACGCGCGCCTGCCCAAACCCGATCTTGTCGTCTTTCTTCAGGCCGATCCCGATGTTTTGTTATCGCGTATTCGCAAGCGCAAGGCCGCTTTTGAAAAGGGAATTGCTGGTGATTACATCGAACAGCTGGCCCAAGCTTATAGTGAGTTCTTTTTTCAGTACAATGACACACCGCTTCTAGTGGTGAACACCTCCGGGCTCGACTTTGTAAAAAACAAAAATGACTATGACATGCTTAAAAAAGAGTTGTATCATGCTTATAAGAGCGGTAAGCAGAAGCATTATGTCACGATTGACAATCGTTAA